From Salvia splendens isolate huo1 chromosome 3, SspV2, whole genome shotgun sequence, a single genomic window includes:
- the LOC121794459 gene encoding 60S ribosomal protein L18-2-like, protein MGIDLEAGGKNKKTKRTAPKSNDIYLKLLVKLYRFLVRRTASRFNAVILKRLIMSRVNKAPLSLSRLAQLMKTKEGKIAVIVGPVTDDIRVHDIPAIKVAALRFTERARARIEKAGGECLTFDQLALRAPLGQNTVLLRGSPKAREAVKHFGPAPGVPHSHTKPYVRAKGRKFERARGKRNSRGFRV, encoded by the exons ATG GGTATTGATTTGGAAGCCGGGGGCAAGAACAAGAAGACCAAGCGCACCGCGCCTAAATCCAATGACATTTACCTCAAACTTCTCGTCAag TTGTACCGGTTTCTTGTGAGGAGGACCGCGAGCCGATTCAATGCGGTGATTTTGAAGCGTTTGATCATGAGCAGGGTCAACAAAGCTCCGCTTTCACTCTCTCGGCTCGCACAGCTCATGAAGACCAAG GAAGGGAAGATTGCTGTTATTGTAGGGCCTGTGACAGATGATATTCGGGTCCATGACATCCCTGCCATCAAGGTTGCTGCACTGAGGTTTACCGAAAGAGCCCGGGCTAGGATTGAGAAGGCTGGAGGAGAATGCTTGACCTTTGACCAGCTCGCTCTTAGGGCTCCTCTTGGGCAAAATACg GTACTCCTGAGAGGTTCTCCTAAAGCTCGTGAAGCTGTGAAGCACTTTGGTCCCGCTCCTGGTGTTCCCCACAGCCATACTAAGCCTTATGTTCGAGCTAAGGGAAGAAAGTTTGAAAGAGCAAGAGGAAAAAGAAACAGCAGGGGTTTCAGAgtttga
- the LOC121794460 gene encoding endoglucanase 17-like, translating to MASFPSLFLLLSLAFLLSSHCNAKRSTSTHHRHPRSASHNYRDALTKSLIFFEGQRSGKLPPNQRITWRKDSGLSDGAAMHVDLVGGYYDAGDNVKFGFPMAFTTTMLSWSVIEFGGLMKGELQHAKEAIKWATDYLLKATVHPDTIYVQVGDAGKDHACWERPEDMDTPRSVIKIDKNTPGTEVAAETAAALAAASLVFRRSDPNYSKVLARRAIRVFEFADKHRGAYSNGLRHYVCPYYCDFSGFQDELLWGAAWLHRATRNPTYLSYIKANGQTLGADETDNTFGWDNKHVGARILISKAYLVQNVQPLHDYKSHADNFICSLLPGTPYSSAQYTRGGLLFKMNDSNMQYVTSTSFLLVTYAKYLTTSHRVVNCGGATITPKRLRSFAKKQVDYLLGDNPMKMSFMVGYGSRYPVRIHHRGSSLPSVSVHPSKIQCSSGFSVMSSQSPNPNILTGAVVGGPDQNDRFPDQRDDYEQSEPATYINAPLVGALAYLAHSFGQL from the exons ATGGCCTCTTTTCCCTCCCTTTTCCTTCTCCTCTCTCTAGCCTTTCTTCTCTCCTCTCACTGCAATGCCAAACGCAGCACCTCCACCCACCACCGCCACCCCCGCTCCGCCTCCCACAACTACAGAGACGCCCTCACCAAATCCCTCATCTTTTTCGAGGGCCAGAGATCGGGAAAGCTCCCTCCCAATCAAAGAATCACTTGGAGGAAAGATTCTGGCCTCTCAGATGGCGCTGCAATGCAC GTTGATTTGGTGGGAGGATACTACGATGCAGGGGACAATGTTAAGTTCGGATTTCCCATGGCTTTCACTACGACGATGCTGTCATGGAGTGTGATCGAGTTCGGAGGCCTAATGAAGGGGGAGCTGCAGCACGCCAAAGAGGCAATCAAATGGGCAACTGACTATCTCCTCAAAGCCACAGTTCATCCAGACACCATCTATGTGCAG GTCGGAGATGCCGGAAAGGATCACGCTTGTTGGGAGAGGCCTGAGGATATGGACACACCAAGGAGTGTGATCAAGATTGACAAGAACACCCCTGGCACTGAAGTTGCTGCTGAGACAGCTGCTGCTCTTGCTGCTGCTTCATTGGTTTTCCGGAGGAGTGATCCTAATTACTCCAAGGTTCTTGCACGAAGGGCTATTCGG GTTTTTGAGTTTGCTGATAAGCACCGAGGCGCATATAGTAATGGTCTGAGGCATTACGTGTGTCCTTATTACTGCGATTTCTCCGGCTTTCAG GATGAGCTGCTGTGGGGTGCTGCTTGGCTGCACAGAGCCACGAGAAACCCGACTTATCTCAGCTACATTAAGGCGAACGGACAGACGCTTGGGGCGGATGAAACTGACAACACATTTGGTTGGGACAATAAGCATGTTGGAGCTAGAATCCTTATCTCCAAG GCTTATCTCGTCCAAAATGTCCAGCCTCTCCATGACTACAAAAGCCATGCCGATAACTTCATATGCTCTCTGCTCCCGGGAACGCCCTACTCCTCTGCTCAATACACCCGTG GTGGTCTGTTGTTCAAGATGAATGATAGCAATATGCAGTATGTGACATCCACTTCCTTCCTTCTCGTGACGTACGCGAAGTACTTGACCACGTCGCATAGGGTTGTGAACTGCGGTGGCGCCACCATCACTCCGAAGAGGCTCCGTTCATTCGCAAAGAAACag GTGGACTACTTGCTAGGAGATAATCCGATGAAAATGTCGTTCATGGTGGGGTATGGTTCTAGATATCCTGTGCGCATCCACCATAGGGGTTCGTCCCTCCCTTCCGTTAGCGTTCATCCATCGAAGATCCAATGCTCCTCCGGCTTCTCGGTCATGAGCTCACAATCTCCGAACCCTAACATCCTAACTGGGGCAGTCGTTGGAGGGCCGGATCAGAATGATCGCTTCCCGGATCAACGCGACGATTACGAGCAATCGGAACCCGCCACCTACATCAATGCACCCCTAGTTGGAGCATTGGCTTATCTTGCTCACTCATTTGGCCAACTTTAG